One genomic region from Haloprofundus salinisoli encodes:
- a CDS encoding acc operon protein: MSLDADAKGEQAGDAEGETTRQRLDGSADLVIPADADDAEAAAIAAAVGAHLRDQQAAAAAAAESESAETWDGERWRFSGRVDALQGRAVRVPEGAPTDAWTAAGRTDRL, from the coding sequence ATGAGCCTCGACGCCGACGCGAAAGGCGAGCAAGCCGGAGACGCCGAGGGCGAGACGACCCGCCAGCGCCTCGACGGATCGGCGGACCTCGTGATTCCCGCCGACGCGGACGACGCCGAGGCAGCCGCCATCGCCGCCGCCGTCGGCGCGCACCTCCGGGACCAACAGGCGGCCGCGGCGGCCGCCGCCGAGTCCGAGTCCGCCGAGACGTGGGACGGCGAGCGCTGGCGGTTCTCCGGGCGCGTCGACGCGTTGCAGGGCCGCGCCGTCCGCGTCCCCGAGGGCGCACCGACGGACGCGTGGACCGCCGCGGGTCGGACCGACCGGCTCTGA